One Prodigiosinella aquatilis DNA window includes the following coding sequences:
- the thiS gene encoding sulfur carrier protein ThiS, whose product MKIRLNEETLELEKPVNIEQLLNRLNRLQPGTALAINQVIIPRSAWHQRQVQEGDDILLFQAIAGG is encoded by the coding sequence ATGAAAATCCGACTCAATGAAGAAACGTTGGAACTGGAAAAACCCGTGAACATTGAACAGTTGCTCAATCGGTTGAACCGCCTCCAGCCCGGTACAGCACTGGCTATCAATCAGGTCATCATTCCACGCAGTGCCTGGCATCAGCGTCAGGTACAGGAAGGGGATGACATTTTGCTTTTTCAGGCGATAGCAGGAGGATGA
- a CDS encoding DUF1176 domain-containing protein, translating to MRLKTILFVILLTQLIISPVNAQNVTTSPSPWQGVKPIQKMFKHWQVTCNNLNDCDVRNSDAYLRVTLKRESGPQGKISLDFDLADKRQALFMDGVRFPLTQPAWQPDEEEGAFYVHTEQLDAIQRFVQATKNAKWLTLSAGSTSEEEAISLAGLNAALLLVDERQGRLNNRSALLQVGDGDVSSVPAVPVSQDINPAYIQPPPLVKTDELIDAVVAAKRSVLEEEGCGLSKEARALSEAEPLTNELALVMLNCGMGAYQSSSMLFVTPRNNPQGAQLLVLSRPIKIADSQDDKIRWFTEAEYDPEIGMLYYSAKGRGIADCGESAQWVFDGKNFQLVAYNYQPECNGGQPGDWPSVWAMPGYPIE from the coding sequence ATGCGATTAAAAACAATACTTTTTGTCATATTACTGACTCAGTTGATTATCAGCCCGGTTAACGCCCAGAACGTCACGACATCTCCGTCTCCCTGGCAAGGGGTAAAGCCAATACAAAAGATGTTCAAACATTGGCAGGTGACCTGCAATAACCTGAATGATTGTGATGTCAGGAATAGTGATGCTTACCTACGCGTTACACTCAAGCGTGAATCAGGCCCACAGGGAAAAATCTCCCTGGATTTTGATTTGGCGGACAAACGGCAGGCGCTTTTTATGGATGGTGTGCGGTTCCCATTGACTCAACCTGCGTGGCAGCCAGATGAAGAAGAGGGAGCCTTCTATGTACATACCGAGCAACTTGATGCCATTCAACGCTTTGTTCAGGCGACTAAAAATGCCAAATGGTTAACGTTGTCTGCAGGTAGCACCAGTGAAGAAGAAGCAATCTCCCTGGCTGGTTTAAATGCCGCATTATTGCTGGTGGATGAACGACAAGGACGGTTAAATAACCGTAGTGCATTACTGCAAGTGGGAGACGGTGACGTTTCATCCGTTCCCGCTGTGCCGGTGAGTCAGGATATCAACCCTGCTTATATTCAACCGCCACCGTTGGTGAAAACTGACGAGCTTATCGATGCGGTAGTCGCGGCCAAAAGATCCGTTCTGGAAGAAGAAGGTTGTGGTTTGAGCAAAGAGGCTCGTGCATTGAGTGAAGCAGAACCGCTGACCAATGAGTTGGCGTTGGTCATGCTGAACTGTGGTATGGGCGCTTATCAATCTTCCAGCATGCTGTTTGTCACACCACGCAATAATCCGCAGGGTGCGCAATTACTGGTATTGTCGCGACCTATAAAAATAGCGGACAGTCAGGATGACAAAATTCGCTGGTTCACTGAAGCGGAGTACGATCCGGAAATCGGCATGCTGTACTACTCCGCCAAAGGGCGCGGTATTGCGGATTGTGGTGAGAGTGCGCAGTGGGTGTTTGACGGTAAAAACTTCCAACTGGTCGCTTATAACTATCAGCCTGAATGCAATGGCGGGCAACCGGGAGACTGGCCCTCTGTCTGGGCTATGCCCGGCTATCCTATTGAGTAG
- the rpoC gene encoding DNA-directed RNA polymerase subunit beta' translates to MKDLLKFLKAQTKTEEFDAIKIALASPDMIRSWSFGEVKKPETINYRTFKPERDGLFCARIFGPVKDYECLCGKYKRLKHRGVICEKCGVEVTQTKVRRERMGHIELASPTAHIWFLKSLPSRIGLLLDMPLRDIERVLYFESYVVVEGGMTNLERRQILTEEQYLDALEEFGDEFDAKMGAEAIQALLKSMDLEQECEQLREELNETNSETKRKKLTKRVKLLEAFIQSGNKPEWMILTVLPVLPPDLRPLVPLDGGRFATSDLNDLYRRVINRNNRLKRLLDLAAPDIIVRNEKRMLQEAVDALLDNGRRGRAITGSNKRPLKSLADMIKGKQGRFRQNLLGKRVDYSGRSVITVGPYLRLHQCGLPKKMALELFKPFIYGKLELRGLATTIKAAKKMVEREEAVVWDILDEVIREHPVLLNRAPTLHRLGIQAFEPVLIEGKAIQLHPLVCAAYNADFDGDQMAVHVPLTLEAQLEARALMMSTNNILSPANGEPIIVPSQDVVLGLYYMTRDCVNAKGEGMVLTGPKEAERIYRAGLASLHARVKVRITEEIRNTEGESIHRTSIIDTTVGRAILWMIVPQGLPFSIVNQPLGKKAISKMLNTCYRILGLKPTVIFADQIMYTGFAYAARSGVSVGIDDMVIPEKKAGIIEEAETEVAEIQEQFQSGLVTAGERYNKVIDIWAAANERVAKAMMENLSVEDVVNRDGEVEQQVSFNSIFMMADSGARGSAAQIRQLAGMRGLMAKPDGSIIETPITANFREGLNVLQYFISTHGARKGLADTALKTANSGYLTRRLVDVAQDLVVTEDDCGTHEGIMMTPVIEGGDVKEPLRERVLGRVTAEDVIKPGTADILVPRNTLLNEKWCDLLEENSVDAVKVRSVVSCETDFGVCAKCYGRDLARGHIINKGEAVGVIAAQSIGEPGTQLTMRTFHIGGAASRAAAESSIQVKNKGSLKLFNAKFVMNNVGKLVITSRNTELKLIDEFGRTKESYKVPYGAVMAKGDSADVVGGETVANWDPHTMPVITEVSGNIRFTDMIDTQTITRQTDELTGLSSIVILDSAERTGGGKELRPALKIVDANGNDVLIPGTDMPAQYFLPGKAIVQLEDGVQINAGDTLARIPQESGGTKDITGGLPRVADLFEARRPKEPAILAEISGVVSFGKETKGKRRLVITPIDGSEPYEEMIPKWRQLNVFEGELVERGDVISDGPESPHDILRLRGVHAVTRYITNEVQDVYRLQGVKINDKHIEVIVRQMLRKCTIASSGSSEFLEGEQAEISRVKIANRQLEANGKISATYARDLLGITKASLATESFISAASFQETTRVLTEAAVAGKRDELRGLKENVIVGRLIPAGTGYSYHQERMRRRQVVDTPVTPQVSAEEATANLAELLNAGLGNNDDK, encoded by the coding sequence GTGAAAGACTTATTGAAGTTTCTGAAAGCGCAAACTAAAACCGAAGAGTTTGACGCGATCAAAATTGCTCTGGCTTCGCCAGACATGATCCGTTCCTGGTCTTTTGGTGAAGTTAAAAAGCCAGAGACTATTAACTATCGTACGTTCAAACCTGAACGTGATGGCCTTTTCTGTGCTCGTATCTTTGGGCCAGTAAAAGATTACGAGTGCTTGTGCGGTAAGTACAAGCGCTTGAAACACCGTGGTGTTATTTGTGAGAAGTGCGGCGTTGAAGTGACCCAGACCAAAGTACGTCGTGAACGTATGGGACACATCGAACTGGCTTCTCCAACGGCACACATCTGGTTCCTGAAATCGTTGCCATCCCGCATCGGTTTACTGCTGGATATGCCGCTGCGTGATATCGAACGCGTACTGTACTTTGAATCCTATGTAGTGGTTGAAGGCGGTATGACCAACCTGGAGCGCCGACAGATCCTGACTGAAGAGCAGTATCTGGATGCGCTGGAAGAGTTTGGTGATGAGTTCGATGCCAAAATGGGTGCCGAAGCTATTCAGGCCTTGTTGAAAAGCATGGATCTGGAGCAGGAATGCGAACAACTGCGTGAAGAATTGAATGAAACCAACTCTGAAACCAAACGCAAGAAGCTGACCAAGCGCGTCAAGTTGCTGGAAGCCTTCATACAGTCTGGCAACAAGCCGGAGTGGATGATCCTGACCGTTCTGCCGGTTCTGCCGCCAGATCTGCGTCCGCTGGTTCCGCTGGATGGCGGTCGTTTCGCAACATCAGATCTGAACGATCTGTATCGTCGCGTTATCAACCGTAACAACCGTCTGAAACGTCTGCTGGATCTGGCTGCGCCGGACATCATCGTACGTAACGAAAAACGTATGCTGCAGGAAGCGGTTGATGCCCTGCTGGATAACGGTCGTCGCGGTCGTGCAATCACCGGTTCTAACAAACGTCCTCTGAAATCTTTGGCTGACATGATCAAAGGTAAACAGGGTCGTTTCCGTCAGAACCTGCTCGGTAAGCGTGTTGACTACTCCGGTCGTTCCGTTATTACCGTGGGTCCATACCTGCGTCTGCATCAGTGCGGTCTGCCGAAGAAAATGGCGTTGGAACTGTTCAAACCGTTCATCTACGGCAAGCTGGAACTGCGTGGTCTCGCTACCACCATCAAAGCTGCGAAGAAAATGGTTGAGCGTGAAGAAGCTGTCGTTTGGGATATCCTCGACGAAGTCATTCGCGAACACCCGGTACTGCTGAACCGTGCGCCAACTCTGCACCGTTTGGGTATTCAGGCGTTTGAACCGGTACTGATCGAAGGTAAAGCCATCCAGCTGCATCCGCTGGTTTGTGCGGCATACAACGCCGACTTCGATGGTGACCAGATGGCTGTTCACGTACCGCTGACACTGGAAGCCCAGTTGGAAGCGCGTGCGTTGATGATGTCTACCAACAACATTCTATCACCGGCGAATGGTGAGCCAATCATCGTTCCTTCCCAGGACGTGGTGTTGGGTCTGTACTACATGACCCGTGACTGTGTTAACGCCAAAGGCGAAGGCATGGTGTTGACGGGGCCGAAAGAAGCTGAGCGTATTTATCGCGCCGGTCTGGCTTCCCTGCATGCGCGTGTCAAAGTGCGTATCACCGAAGAGATCAGGAATACCGAAGGCGAGTCGATACACCGGACGTCTATTATCGATACAACTGTAGGCCGTGCGATCCTGTGGATGATCGTTCCGCAAGGTCTGCCGTTCTCTATCGTTAACCAGCCGTTAGGTAAAAAAGCTATTTCTAAAATGCTGAACACCTGTTATCGCATTTTGGGCCTGAAGCCGACGGTTATCTTCGCTGACCAGATCATGTACACCGGTTTTGCTTACGCTGCCCGTTCAGGTGTATCCGTAGGTATTGATGATATGGTGATCCCAGAGAAGAAAGCGGGGATTATCGAAGAAGCAGAAACCGAAGTTGCAGAGATCCAGGAACAGTTCCAGTCTGGTCTAGTAACTGCTGGTGAACGCTACAATAAGGTTATCGATATCTGGGCGGCGGCAAATGAACGCGTTGCCAAGGCGATGATGGAAAACCTGTCTGTTGAAGATGTGGTTAATCGTGATGGCGAAGTTGAGCAACAGGTTTCTTTTAACAGTATCTTTATGATGGCTGACTCCGGTGCGCGTGGTTCTGCGGCACAGATTCGTCAGTTGGCGGGTATGCGTGGTCTGATGGCGAAGCCGGATGGCTCCATCATCGAAACACCTATTACCGCAAACTTCCGTGAAGGTCTGAACGTACTCCAGTACTTCATCTCTACTCACGGTGCGCGTAAAGGTCTGGCGGATACGGCACTGAAAACCGCAAACTCCGGTTATCTGACACGCCGTTTGGTTGATGTGGCGCAGGATCTGGTAGTCACTGAAGATGATTGTGGTACTCACGAAGGTATCATGATGACCCCGGTTATCGAGGGCGGTGACGTTAAAGAGCCGTTGCGTGAGCGTGTGCTTGGTCGTGTGACGGCTGAAGACGTTATCAAACCGGGTACAGCTGATATTCTGGTTCCACGTAATACGTTGCTGAACGAGAAATGGTGTGACCTGCTGGAAGAAAACTCTGTCGATGCGGTTAAAGTCCGTTCTGTCGTAAGTTGCGAAACTGACTTTGGCGTTTGCGCCAAGTGTTATGGACGTGACCTGGCGCGTGGGCACATCATCAACAAGGGTGAAGCAGTCGGGGTTATCGCGGCACAGTCCATCGGTGAACCAGGTACGCAGCTGACCATGCGTACGTTCCACATCGGTGGTGCGGCGTCTCGTGCGGCAGCCGAATCCAGTATTCAGGTGAAGAACAAAGGTAGCCTGAAACTGTTTAACGCGAAGTTCGTTATGAACAACGTGGGTAAACTGGTGATTACATCGCGTAATACCGAATTGAAGCTGATTGATGAATTCGGTCGCACCAAAGAAAGCTATAAAGTGCCTTATGGCGCGGTCATGGCGAAGGGCGATAGTGCTGATGTTGTCGGCGGCGAAACTGTTGCTAATTGGGATCCGCATACCATGCCGGTTATCACTGAAGTGAGCGGTAACATTCGCTTCACTGATATGATCGACACCCAGACCATCACTCGTCAAACTGACGAACTGACTGGGTTGTCCTCTATCGTGATACTGGATAGTGCGGAACGTACCGGTGGTGGTAAAGAACTACGCCCGGCGTTGAAAATTGTAGATGCCAATGGCAATGATGTATTGATTCCGGGTACGGATATGCCTGCTCAATACTTCTTGCCGGGTAAAGCCATTGTCCAGTTGGAAGATGGTGTACAAATCAATGCAGGTGACACACTGGCACGTATCCCGCAGGAATCCGGCGGTACCAAGGATATTACCGGTGGTTTGCCACGTGTTGCGGATCTGTTCGAAGCCCGTCGTCCGAAAGAACCGGCTATTCTGGCCGAAATCAGCGGTGTCGTTTCCTTCGGTAAAGAAACCAAAGGTAAACGTCGTCTGGTGATTACACCAATAGATGGCAGTGAACCGTATGAAGAGATGATTCCGAAGTGGCGTCAGCTCAACGTGTTTGAAGGTGAACTCGTAGAACGCGGAGATGTTATCTCCGATGGCCCGGAATCTCCGCATGATATTCTGCGTCTGCGTGGTGTCCATGCTGTTACGCGCTATATCACCAACGAGGTTCAGGACGTTTACCGTCTGCAAGGTGTTAAGATTAACGATAAACACATTGAAGTTATCGTTCGTCAGATGCTGCGTAAATGTACCATCGCGAGTTCAGGTAGCTCGGAGTTCTTGGAAGGCGAACAGGCGGAAATTTCCCGCGTTAAGATTGCCAACCGCCAATTGGAAGCAAACGGCAAGATCTCGGCAACGTATGCCCGAGATTTGCTGGGTATCACCAAGGCTTCTCTGGCTACCGAGTCCTTCATCTCTGCGGCATCATTCCAGGAAACTACTCGTGTGCTTACTGAAGCTGCGGTTGCGGGTAAACGTGATGAGCTGCGCGGTTTGAAAGAAAACGTGATCGTGGGTCGTTTGATCCCGGCTGGGACTGGTTATTCGTACCACCAGGAGCGTATGCGCCGTCGTCAGGTGGTTGATACCCCGGTTACGCCTCAGGTTAGCGCTGAAGAAGCTACGGCCAATTTGGCAGAGTTGTTGAATGCTGGTCTGGGTAACAACGACGACAAGTAA
- a CDS encoding PLP-dependent aminotransferase family protein: MTRYQFLATILIQRIEQGLYQCGERLPSVRSLSQEHGVSISTVQQAYHLLEEKQLIVPLPRSGYFVKPRMAVAPIPAMTRPVQRPVEITTWDSVLEQICSRSDPDILQLGGSIPDLTPTTLKPLWKNISRIGQKQDISMLNYDSLYGLPRLREQIARLMIDSGCQLSEQDIVITNGCTQALSIAVRSVCNPGDIVAIESPVFHGIMQILCGFGIKVIEIPTDFSQGMSLEALELALEQWPVKAVLTVPNCNNPLGFIMPEHRKRALMMLAQRYDIAIIEDDVYGELAYDYPRPITLKSLDYEGRVLLCSSFSKMLAPGLRVGWIVPGRYLDRALHMKYTSTGSVAICPQQAVAEFIRQGHYMPHLRRMRALYQRNLGSFVNRVRHTFPEKVCISRPQGGFVLWIEFPETFDGVRLNQRLVSEKIRVYEGSLFSVAGKYRHCLRLSYAMPLTPEREEGIVRLGNVIAEMMNNPVITVG, translated from the coding sequence ATGACGCGATATCAATTTCTGGCCACCATATTGATACAGCGAATTGAACAAGGGTTGTATCAGTGTGGTGAACGTTTGCCGTCAGTGCGCTCACTGAGTCAGGAGCATGGTGTCAGTATTAGTACCGTCCAGCAGGCGTACCATTTGCTGGAAGAGAAGCAATTAATCGTGCCACTGCCGCGTTCTGGCTACTTTGTGAAGCCACGTATGGCGGTGGCCCCCATTCCTGCCATGACGAGACCGGTACAGCGTCCGGTGGAAATCACTACGTGGGATTCGGTACTGGAACAGATCTGTTCCCGTTCTGATCCCGATATTCTGCAATTGGGCGGCAGCATTCCCGACCTCACGCCGACCACACTTAAGCCGTTATGGAAGAATATTAGCCGTATTGGGCAAAAACAGGATATCTCCATGCTGAACTACGACAGTCTGTATGGATTACCGCGGCTGCGTGAACAGATTGCCCGGTTGATGATTGATAGTGGCTGTCAGTTGTCTGAACAGGATATTGTTATCACCAATGGTTGTACGCAAGCGCTGTCCATAGCGGTTCGGTCCGTGTGTAACCCCGGTGATATTGTGGCTATTGAGTCGCCGGTATTTCATGGCATCATGCAGATACTGTGTGGTTTTGGTATTAAGGTTATTGAAATTCCTACTGATTTTTCTCAAGGGATGAGCCTTGAAGCATTGGAGTTGGCGCTGGAGCAATGGCCGGTGAAAGCGGTGCTGACGGTACCGAATTGTAATAATCCGCTGGGATTTATTATGCCGGAACACCGCAAGCGGGCATTGATGATGTTGGCGCAGCGCTATGATATCGCCATCATTGAGGATGATGTGTATGGTGAACTGGCATATGACTACCCGCGCCCGATCACCCTGAAATCTTTGGATTATGAGGGGCGAGTCCTGTTGTGCAGCTCGTTTTCAAAAATGTTGGCGCCTGGTCTGCGAGTGGGATGGATAGTTCCGGGGCGCTATCTGGATCGAGCGCTACACATGAAATACACCAGTACCGGGTCTGTTGCCATTTGTCCTCAACAGGCCGTGGCAGAGTTTATTCGGCAAGGGCATTACATGCCGCATTTGCGCCGCATGCGTGCGCTTTATCAACGTAACCTGGGAAGTTTTGTCAACCGGGTGAGGCACACGTTTCCGGAGAAGGTCTGTATCAGTCGACCACAAGGTGGATTTGTGCTGTGGATTGAGTTTCCGGAAACGTTTGATGGCGTGCGGCTGAACCAACGGCTGGTCAGCGAGAAAATCAGGGTTTATGAAGGGTCACTGTTTTCTGTGGCTGGCAAGTATCGTCATTGCCTGCGGTTGAGCTATGCCATGCCGCTCACGCCAGAGCGTGAGGAGGGTATCGTCAGGCTGGGGAACGTGATTGCCGAAATGATGAACAATCCTGTGATAACCGTAGGGTAA
- a CDS encoding HesA/MoeB/ThiF family protein, which translates to MLNDQEFMRYSRQLLLEDVGAEGQKKLATACVLLVGMGGLGSPAALYLAAAGVGKLLLADSDELHISNLQRQILYRTRDISQPKAMLAQRQLQALNPTITCVALNRRLENGALQQAVAKADLVLDCSDNMSTRHAVNAACVAAEKTLISASAVGLSGQLLVLAPPYAHGCYACLYPDASEPQRNCRTAGVLGPVVGVMGTLQALEAIKLLCGLPSPLNGKLRLFDARQHSWSTLQLTPSPTCPICGDHP; encoded by the coding sequence GTGTTAAACGATCAGGAATTTATGCGTTATAGCCGCCAGTTACTGCTAGAGGACGTCGGCGCTGAAGGTCAAAAAAAGCTCGCGACCGCCTGCGTGTTGCTGGTAGGTATGGGTGGCCTCGGTTCACCTGCGGCGCTGTATCTGGCCGCTGCAGGGGTGGGTAAGCTACTGCTGGCGGATAGTGACGAGCTGCATATTTCCAATCTTCAACGACAAATTCTCTACCGTACTCGTGATATTTCTCAACCCAAAGCCATGCTGGCTCAGCGCCAGCTGCAGGCGCTGAATCCCACGATTACCTGTGTAGCGCTTAACCGACGGTTGGAAAATGGTGCCCTACAACAGGCGGTAGCGAAAGCCGATCTGGTACTGGACTGTAGTGACAACATGAGCACTCGCCATGCTGTCAATGCCGCTTGCGTTGCAGCAGAGAAAACCCTGATCAGTGCCAGTGCGGTAGGACTAAGCGGTCAACTACTGGTGCTGGCGCCGCCTTATGCTCACGGTTGCTATGCCTGTCTATATCCAGATGCCAGCGAACCGCAGCGTAACTGCCGTACCGCCGGGGTATTAGGTCCGGTGGTTGGCGTAATGGGCACATTACAGGCGCTGGAGGCTATCAAACTACTGTGTGGCCTGCCCTCTCCACTCAACGGCAAACTGCGCTTATTCGATGCCCGGCAGCATAGCTGGAGCACATTACAACTAACGCCTTCTCCAACGTGTCCGATATGCGGAGACCATCCATGA
- the thiE gene encoding thiamine phosphate synthase encodes MSRVFPSTAKQLGLYPVVDSVLWINRLLNAGVKTIQLRIKDLPDDQVEPEVIQAINLGRQFQARLFINDYWRLAIKHQAYGVHLGQEDLDTADLAAIHQAGLRLGVSTHDDTELERAVAVNPSYIALGHIFPTQTKVMPSSPQGLPELTRHISALQGHFPTVAIGGISVDKVPAVLATGVGSIAVVSAITQAPDWRQATTTLLRMIEGREK; translated from the coding sequence ATGAGCCGCGTCTTTCCCTCCACTGCGAAACAGCTCGGGCTCTATCCTGTGGTGGACAGCGTGTTGTGGATCAACCGCCTGCTGAACGCAGGTGTGAAAACCATTCAGTTGCGGATCAAAGACCTGCCGGACGATCAGGTAGAGCCAGAGGTGATTCAGGCAATAAACCTGGGGCGACAATTTCAGGCACGGCTGTTCATCAATGACTATTGGCGACTGGCGATCAAACATCAAGCTTATGGCGTCCATCTGGGACAGGAAGATCTGGATACTGCTGATCTCGCCGCCATTCATCAGGCCGGTCTGCGGTTGGGTGTTTCCACCCATGATGATACCGAGCTGGAACGCGCTGTTGCCGTCAATCCTTCCTACATCGCATTAGGGCACATCTTCCCAACGCAAACCAAAGTCATGCCGTCATCACCACAGGGTCTGCCTGAACTAACCCGGCACATCAGTGCGCTCCAGGGGCATTTTCCCACGGTTGCCATTGGCGGTATCAGTGTCGATAAGGTTCCTGCCGTACTGGCGACCGGCGTTGGCAGCATCGCGGTAGTCAGTGCTATTACCCAGGCACCGGACTGGCGTCAGGCAACCACCACACTACTTCGGATGATTGAAGGGCGGGAGAAATAA
- a CDS encoding thiazole synthase, translating into MLHIADTTFSSRLLTGTGKFASAELMLEALQASGSQLVTMAMKRVDLKGGNDAILAPLRQLGVRLLPNTSGAKTADEAIFAAHLAREALGTHWVKLEIHPDMRYLLPDPIETLKAAEQLVKEGFVVLPYCAADPVLCKRLEEAGCAAVMPLGAPIGSNQGLQTRDFLRIIIEQARVPVVVDAGIGAPSHAAEAIEIGADAVLVNTAIAVARDPVNMAQAFRLAIEAGTLARQAGLGRRQQVASATSPLTHFLQQTTEAVG; encoded by the coding sequence ATGCTACATATTGCCGATACAACATTTTCATCCCGGTTACTGACCGGTACCGGGAAATTTGCCAGCGCGGAACTGATGCTGGAAGCGTTGCAGGCTTCTGGATCGCAATTGGTGACAATGGCGATGAAACGCGTGGATCTGAAAGGCGGTAACGACGCTATTTTGGCCCCTTTACGACAGTTGGGCGTGAGACTGCTTCCCAATACGTCCGGAGCCAAAACCGCAGACGAAGCCATATTTGCCGCTCATTTGGCACGTGAAGCGTTGGGTACTCACTGGGTGAAGCTGGAGATTCATCCAGATATGAGGTACCTGTTACCCGACCCGATAGAAACCCTGAAGGCAGCAGAACAGCTAGTCAAAGAAGGGTTTGTGGTACTCCCATACTGCGCTGCCGATCCGGTGCTATGTAAGCGTCTGGAGGAGGCGGGCTGTGCCGCCGTCATGCCGCTGGGTGCGCCGATCGGTTCGAACCAGGGTCTACAGACCCGTGATTTTCTACGCATCATCATCGAACAGGCACGAGTGCCGGTAGTAGTGGATGCTGGCATTGGTGCCCCCAGTCATGCCGCAGAAGCTATCGAGATCGGCGCCGATGCGGTGCTGGTGAATACCGCCATCGCGGTAGCCCGCGACCCGGTAAACATGGCGCAGGCGTTTCGGTTGGCGATAGAAGCCGGAACGTTGGCACGGCAAGCAGGTTTGGGCCGCCGTCAACAGGTTGCCAGCGCTACCAGTCCGTTGACCCATTTTCTGCAACAGACAACAGAGGCAGTTGGCTAA
- the thiH gene encoding 2-iminoacetate synthase ThiH, whose amino-acid sequence METHFQQRWQQLHWDDLTLRINSQTAADVERALTADQLSRDDFMALISPAARHYLEPLAQRAQQLTRQRFGNTVSFYVPLYLSNLCSNDCTYCGFSMSNHLKRKTLNEEEILRECLAIKEMGFNHLLLVTGEHQRKVGMDYFRQVFPIIRPHFSSLMMEVQPLNQAEYAELKMLGLDGVMVYQETYHPSTYAQHHLHGQKQDFSWRLDTPDRLGNAGIDKIGLGALIGLSDSWRTDCYMVAEHLLYLQQTYWRSRYSISFPRLRPCAGGIEPASIMNEAQLMQVICAFRLLSPDIELSLSTRESSFFRDHMVPIAINNVSAFSKTQPGGYADNHPELEQFTPHDGRRPEEVATAIVKAGLQPVWKDWDGYLGRPATHQ is encoded by the coding sequence ATGGAAACCCATTTTCAACAGCGTTGGCAACAGTTGCACTGGGATGACCTGACACTGCGGATTAACAGCCAAACAGCCGCCGATGTGGAACGAGCATTGACAGCGGACCAACTCAGCCGCGATGACTTTATGGCACTGATCTCTCCAGCCGCCAGGCACTATCTCGAACCATTGGCACAGCGTGCCCAACAGTTAACTCGCCAGCGATTCGGCAATACCGTCAGCTTTTATGTACCACTGTATCTCTCTAATCTGTGCTCCAATGATTGTACTTACTGCGGCTTTTCCATGAGCAACCACCTCAAGCGCAAAACGCTGAATGAAGAAGAAATTCTGCGTGAATGTTTGGCAATCAAAGAAATGGGGTTCAATCACCTGCTGCTGGTAACGGGCGAACATCAGCGGAAGGTGGGAATGGATTATTTTCGCCAGGTATTTCCGATCATCCGCCCGCATTTCAGTTCACTGATGATGGAAGTGCAACCGTTGAATCAGGCTGAATATGCGGAACTGAAAATGCTGGGGCTGGATGGCGTCATGGTGTATCAGGAAACTTATCATCCATCGACTTACGCCCAGCATCATCTGCACGGCCAGAAACAAGACTTCAGTTGGCGGCTGGATACACCGGATCGACTGGGTAACGCCGGGATCGACAAGATCGGATTAGGCGCGTTGATCGGTCTTTCCGATAGCTGGCGTACCGACTGCTATATGGTGGCCGAACACCTGCTGTATTTGCAGCAAACCTACTGGCGGAGCCGCTATTCAATCTCCTTCCCGCGTTTACGCCCTTGTGCCGGAGGTATTGAGCCTGCGTCAATTATGAATGAAGCTCAATTAATGCAGGTCATCTGTGCGTTTCGCCTACTTTCTCCAGATATTGAGCTCTCCCTCTCAACCCGGGAATCATCGTTCTTCCGTGACCACATGGTTCCAATCGCCATCAACAACGTCAGCGCCTTCTCCAAAACCCAACCGGGTGGCTATGCGGACAATCATCCAGAGCTGGAGCAGTTTACGCCCCATGATGGTCGACGCCCCGAAGAGGTAGCTACCGCCATTGTCAAGGCGGGTTTACAACCGGTCTGGAAAGACTGGGACGGGTATCTGGGCCGACCGGCCACACACCAGTAA